GATGAATTCAATCTTAACCGGTTTATCCTCAAATTTATCACATGGGGTCATACCTGATTCCAATGCAGCAGCATAGGCAAATGGTTTAAATGTTGAACCTGCTTGGCGCTTCGCTTGATTCACGTGATCAAATTTGTAATAGTTGTGGTTGATCCCGCCAATCCAAACCTTGATTTCTCCATTGTAAGGATCCATAGCCATCATGCCTGTATTCAACATGGTCAAGTAATGTTTCAAGGAATCCATGGTAGAATAATTTACCTTTTCCATTCCATCCCACGTAAAGACTTCCATGTCCTTCTTCTTATTCAGCTCCTCAAAAACCTTGGCCTCATCTTTATATTTTTCCATTAAAGAGGCATAGATCGGTAATTTCTTGGCGTGATCTTCCAAAAAGTTTGGCACTACATTCCCTTCTTTGTCTCTCCAAGGCAAATCATTACCCCAAACATTATCTAGTCTTTGCTGAAGTTCCTTCATTTTAACAGCTACCACGTCCTCAGCAATTTTTTGCATTCTTGAATCAATCGTAGTATATATTTTCAATCCGCTGGTATAAATATCAACCTCATTTTCTTTTGCCCAGTCCTCCAACCATTTTTCTACAGCATTCCTTAAATATGAATCATTGGAATTTCGCACTTCTTGATTATTCAAATCAAGTCCTAGGGAATCCTTGCTCAATTTTGTTACTTCCTCTTGTTTCAAATAACCTTCTTTTGCCATTTGGCCCAAAACAACATTTCTTCGCTGCAAAGCATTTTTAGGGTTTCTGATTGGATTGTATAAGGTAGTACCTTTCAGCATACCCACTAAAACAGCGGCTTCATTGACAGTTATATCACTCGGATATTTGTCAAAATAACGAACGGATGCCGATTTGATGCCGTAAGCATTGTTACTAAAGGAAACTGTATTAAGGTACATCGTTAATATTTCTTCCTTGCTATATTTGCTTTCCAATTTAAAAGCAGTCATCCACTCTTTATATTTTGTGACGATCAAACCTATCCCAGGGATCTTACCTAATAAACCTTGTGAATCTTGATATCTTGTTCTATATAGATTTTTTGCAAGTTGCTGAGTTATAGTACTGGCACCACGGTCACTTCCACTTAAGGTTGAAAAAATACCACCAAACAAACCCAAGAAATCAACTCCATGATGCTTCATAAAACGTACATCCTCGGTTGCAATCAAAGCATTAATAATATTGGGAGAAATACTGTCAAATGGAACTGGGTCCCGATCCTGTTTGTAATATCTAGCGATCAATACAGAATCTGCAGTATATAGTTCAGAAGAAACATTTAGTTCGGGTAACAAAATTTCTTTTTTTGTCGGTGAAGAACCGAACAAGCCTAGAAAGTTAATTTGAACTGCGCACGTAAATAAAATAACAAAGTAAATAACAATCAGTGCGATGCGCAAAAATTTGTTCCGAACACGTTTAAACATACGGTAAATATGAACAAAACTTTGGAAAAAATTACATCAATTCGCCTAAAAAGGAAGCTTTACGAGAAAATTAACGAATTTTAACAAATGAGTTTTTTGGTTTTTAACTAGGCTGTTTATCCGACAATTATAATAGCAAAAACTGTACCTAAAACAGTTTTTGTTACCATAAACTTTACCTTATTAAATATATTTACCTATTTTTACGTGATTTATTATTGGGGACATGTTAAAACAAACTTTACAGCAAAAACTATTACAAAAACTTTCACCGCAACAAATTCAATTCATCAAATTGCTACAGGTGCCAACAGTTTCATTGGACGCCCGCATCAAAGAAGAATTGGAAGAAAACCCTGCGCTGGAGGACGGTAGTTTGACTAACATGAACGACCCCGTGGAAGAATATCCCGATAAAGATCCGGATGATGACTTCAACATGGAAGAAAACAGCTATGAAGATGAATTCAGTGTTGATGAATATATCCAAGAAGATGACTACAAAGACTATGGCGGTGGATATGACCATGATGATGAAGACGGAAAAAAAGAAATCCCTATCGCTGTACAAGATTCTTTCTACGAAAATCTACAAAACCAACTTGATCTACTAGCACTATCTGATAAAGATTATATAGTTGGTCAACAAATAATCGGATCTCTTGATGACGATGGTTACCTAAGGAGACCTATCCTATCTTTGATTGACGACCTTGCGTTTTCACAAAATGTAATTGTTGAAGAAGAAGATGTCGAAGACATACTCAAGATTGTTCAATCATTTGACCCTGCCGGCATTGGAGCAAGGAATCTTCAGGAATGCTTGGCAATCCAGTTAAGAAAGAAAGATCTCACCAACCCGATTATCCAACAAGCGATGATGGTCGTGGAAAATTACCTCGATGAATTCACGAAGAAACATTACGATAAAATCGAAAAGCAATTAGGTGTAAACTCTGAGGAGCTGAAAGAAATCGTCAATGAAATTCTTAAGTTGAATCCTAAGCCAGGTGATTCAGGTGCAGCTGCAGGAAAACAATTGCAGATTATCCCTGACTTCCATATCTCCAATAATGATGGTATCCTGCACTTGACCTTAAATGGCAGAAACGCCCCTGAACTAAGAGTTTCAAGGTCTTATCAAGAAATGTTTGAGCATTACGAAAAAGCGGAAAAAAACGACAAAAAAATGCGTGAAGCAGTTCAGTTTGTTAAACAGAAACTTGATTCCGCAAAATGGTTTATCGATGCCATCAAACAAAGACAACAGACTCTTTTGAAAACCATGAATGCTATCATGGAATATCAATATGACTACTTCCTAACTGGCGACGACAGAATGCTTAAACCAATGATTTTAAAGGATATAGCCGACAAGATCGAAATGGATATTTCAACTGTATCCCGCGTTGCCAACTCCAAATACGTGCAAACAGAATTCGGAACTTTCTTATTAAAATCATTCTTCTCAGAAGCTATTCAAACAGAATCTGGCGAGGAAGTTTCTAACAAAGAAGTGAAAAAGATTCTAGAGGAGTGTATTGCTAACGAAGACAAGAGAAAACCTTTGGCAGATGAGAAATTAACCGAAATCCTGAAGGAAAAAGGTTATTCGATCGCGAGGCGTACTGTTGCTAAATACCGTGAAGCAATGAACATCCCGGTAGCACGTTTAAGAAAAGAATTATAAAATTTTATTTTCACTTGCATATTAAAATATAATCTACTAAGTTTGTAGAGTATTCAGAATTGCACGAGCAATACCAACCGAGTGAAAGACACCGCGGTGGTAAATCGATACGGGCGGCAAGCCAAAATAAAAGAATATTGCAAGGTCTTAAAATAGACTTCTCTGAATGCAATTATGGTTAAACCCTTTAAACATTAATTGTATGTCCAACACAAAACCCTTACAACAACACCTAGTGGAACAATTCCACCACTACAGCACCAATGAATTGGTAATTCTAAACAATGACTTAGTTAGATCAAACTGGGGAAAAAATAAAACAGCTTTCAGAACTGCTTTGTTGAGCACCTTATCTAAACGAGGAATTGATCTCTCCGCAATAATCAGCACCGAAGACGGATTTACTCAAATACAACGAGTACCAGTCAAATTATCAGAAAATAGACTTATTCCGGAATAGGTAGAAATAGACATTAGACAATAGACATTAGACATTAGAAATGGTATGACGCCGTAAATGTCTATAGCCTATTGTCTATTGTCTTCGTCTTAGCAGTCTAAGGCTCAATAGTCTTAAGCATATAGTATTATGTCTTTTGTCTTTTGTCTTACGTCTACTGTCTTTTGTCTTACGTCTACTGTCTTTTGTCTTACGTCTACTGTCTCACATCTCACATCTCATATCTCACATCTCATATCTACCTAAAGCATACAAAGCGAAAGTCCCAAGCCAATGACTTCCCATATAATCATCTTTTGCACTTAAATTGCCAATCGAGAAATTGAAATGTTCAACAGCATCTTTTTCAGGTGCTCCAATGCAGGGTCCATTTTCGAAATCCCAAAAAGACAAGCCGCTCTACTATAGTTTAACCCATCCAAGTGGACCAACTTACCATCACTCCTATCTTTCACGAGTGCAGGTTCTAATTTAAATTCATCATTGAACAAATCAGGCATAAAAGCTTTCAACCATGTAATGTATTCTGATTTATCCAAGACTTTGCTCATCAAATATGCTTCTTCCAAACAAGGTGATAAAAAGTCGTAACCGCTGGGTTCATAAGCTAGATCACAATTCTTGTCGTCCTTGAACAATCGAATAGAATTTTCCTTTAATGCTTGTTTAAAAGTATCATCGCCTACTGTATTGGCATAATCCAAGGATAAAGAAAGACTAAAAGCTGAATTATCATGCTGTCCTGCACGGATCGGGTAGACCAACTTTGGAAGATATTCTTTATAGCGAGTAACCAACAGGTCTACCAATGGTTGAAGTGAGGCTTTCCATCTTTTGGCATCCACATCCTCCCAAGTAGACAATTCTTCCTGTAATTTAAACAACCAAGCCCAACCATAGGTCCTTTCAAAGCTCAAATTATTTTTATCATTGAAAAAGGCTAATTCCACAGCAACATTCTCTGGCGTAATATGCTGATTCAATGCCGCTCTTACCTTTCCGGCATTGTCTAGACTTGGAAACTGCTTCATCAATTTTACGATCGACCAGTAACCATGTACGGAGGAATGCCAGTCAAAACAGCCATAAAAAACTGGCCTTAAACTCTTTGGACTTTTCAGGTCAGCATCCGAACCTAATACTTGGCCCAGTTTATTTGGATACTCCACTTCGATACAATGAGTCGGCATCGAGAAATAATCTTAGATAAATTTTCGTCCAACTTAATTTCCTCAACACTAATCTTTTCATTGGTTTTATCTCCACTTTTACATCCTGCGAGCAACAACGCTACAACTATAAAAATGTTTAAACATAATTTATTCATACAGAAAATTTTGGCAATATATTTGAGTTCTAAAAATAACATTTATAAACTAAAACATTCTACAAAATGAACATTAGTGACTTAATTTCAGGCAGCATCGGATCGCAAGCTACTGAAGGTATATCAGAAAAATTGGGGATTGATAAAAACCAAACTCAGTGGGTAGTTTCTGCCGCAATTCCATTAATGATGTCTGCATTAAATTATAATGCACAAAAAAGTCCTGAAAGGGCTCAAGGCATTCAACAAGCTATTGACACCAAAGGTTCTGGTGGAATCTTGGAAAACCTAGCTGGACTGTTTAACCAAGGTCCAACAGAAGATGAGGATCAAATGGTGAACAATATCTTTGGTAAAACACGGACAATGTAAAGGAATCTCTATCTGAAAAATCAGGAATCAGTGTAGGTAAAATTGGCGGAATCCTTGCGCTATTGGCTCCATTGGTAATGGCTTATTTAAACAAGCAAAAACAATCTCAAGGAGAGTCAGGATCTGGAGGCGGTTTAGGCGACTTACTAGGAAATATCTTAGGTGGTGGATCCTCGAATGCAGGCTCTTCGGGTGGTGGAATTGGAGACCTAATTGGCAGTGTATTGGGAGGTGGATCTCAATCAAATGACCAAGCTCCTACAAATTCTTCACAACCGAATATCTCTGGTGGTCTTGGTGATCTAGTTGGACAATTCTTCGACCAAAAGAACGACAAAAATACTAAAGGCAGCATCTTAGATAGCTTAGCCGGTATGTTTGGAAAATAATTGAACTATATTTATACAACAACCAGAGGGCAGTTTATGATTAAATTGTCCTCTTTTTTGTTTAATAGGGTTGATGTTGCGAAAACAATTATATTTACGCATGGAATCTAAAATCAGCTTTAAAAACGACTATAGCGAAGGCGCACACCCTAAAATCCTCGAAAACCCTAATCCAAACAAATCTAGTTCAAGAGCCAGGATATGGAGCAGATAGCATCTGCAAACAAGCAAAGGAATATATCATCAAAGAAACCGGCAACGCAGATTCTCAGATATTCTTTGTTTCAGGTGGAACTCAAGCAAACCTTCTTGTTATCAGTCACCTTTTGAAACCATATGAATCTGTTATTGCAGCAGACACTGGACATATTGAAGTCCATGAAACAGGAGCAATTGAAAATTCAGGACATAAAATAAACCTGATTCCAAATCGCGAAGGCAAAATAAATATTGAAGGGATCCAAGCCATTGTGGATGCACATTACCGACAATCATATGGTAAAACCAGCTATGGTTTACATTTCACAATGTACAGAATTGGGCAGCATCTACAGCAAAGCAGAACTCATGGAAATCTCAAATTGCTGCAAATCAAATAAATTGCTACTTTTTATCGATGGTGCAAGATTGGGAACTGCCCTAACCTCTTCTGCAAATGATTTAACCCTCAAAGATATTGCAAGCCTCGCAGATGTATTCTATATTGGTGGCACCAAAAATGGAGCCTTATTAGGCGAAGCTATTGTTTTTCAAGACCATAAGCTTTCTCAGGGGTTCGATTATTACTTGAAACAAAAGGGAGCATTGATGGCTAAAGGCCGCGTATTAGGGGCTCAATTCCTAGCATTGGTTCAAGGATAATCTTTTTTATGAGCTAGGAACGCATGCCAATGTTATGGCGGCCAAATTAGCAAGCGCATTCAAGAAGAATGGTTATTCTTTTGCAACTGAACCTGCCAGTAACCAAATATTTCCGATAATTCCCCTAAGTTTAGCAGAAAAACTAACGGAAAAATATGAATTCTATATATGGCAAAAACTAGATGAACAAAATGTGGTTATAAGATTAGTTACTTCTTGGGCAACAAAAGAGTCATGGATAAATCAATTTATTGAAGATATCCAATAGAACTTAGGTTTAATAGCCCATAATCTATATCTTAGAAATTAACCCAAATCTATAATATGGCTCCAGAAGAATTTGTGATATTGGTTGATCAGAATGATCAAGAAATCGGTGAAATGGAAAAACAAGAAGCGCATGTACTCAATAAAAAACATAGAGCATTTTCGGTATTTCTATTTGATGAGAATAACAACATGATATTACAGCAAAGAGCTGATTCAAAATACCATAGCCCTGGCTTGTGGACAAACGCATGCTGTGGACACCCTAGACCTAATGAAACTACCATAAATGCTGCAAAAAGAAGGACCTTTGAAGAAATGGGAATACATGTGGACATTCATGAAGTGTTCCAGATTAGTTACGAAGAGAAACTCGAAAATGGCCTATGGGAAAATGAGTATGACCATATATTCATCGGAAAATACTCCCAAAGCAACTTCAACCTAAACCCTGAAGAAATTCAAGATATTAAATCCATCAGCCTGGATGACCTTAAGAAAAACCTGCAAGAAAACCCAGAAAATTATACCTTTTGGTTTAAGCTGATTTTTGGGAAAATGGATTTTGAGGACATTCTTTAGACAGTAGACAGTAGACAGTAGACATAAGACATAAGACGTAAGACGTAAGACATACGACATAAGGTATGATTACCACCATTGTGCTGTTGGCAAATAATACGAAGCCGTATCTCTTTCTGTCTGCCAAGGGGCCAATTCAAATCGATAAGCCTTATCCGACCCCTTCCAAGGAAGATTAGAATTCAATTCTCCCCACTGCATCTCTACATTATATGTCTTGCCTTCTGTGCTGGTTAATGTTCCGAACAATTTGGACCTCGAAAAACCTGATACCCCATTAGTATACTGTGTAGCCTTTTCAAAAACAACCTTTGAATTCTCCTGGATGGAATCGCTTAACTTAATCTCAGGTTCTGTTGCTTGTAATGCGGAAGTATAGCTTTGCCAACTATAAAGATTCGTATCTGCCATGACATAAGGAAACGACTTCCTTGTAGGATATTTCTCCATAAATAATCGCACTGGCCGTTTCAAAACCAGCTCTTTCCCTAACAAGTCTTTGAATGGATCTTTATTTCCGATGTTGGTTGATTTAGTCTTGCAAGTTTGAAATAGGAAAAACACAAACAAGAAAAAACCAACCACAATACAGGTTAAAACAATTTTTATTACACGCTTTGCAGATAATTCCTTTTTAGGAGCCATGATTTATCTTCTTTTCCGAGAAACTCATTTCAATAGTTCCATCTTCTGAAACCAAGTCAATCTGATAAGGTTCTTGACTTTTAATTTTCATAGGAATGGTTTCAGATTCAAAATCTGTGCTATTCATTTCAGCTGAAGGCTTGTGTGCAGTACTCATTTCTTTATTCAACGAAATTGACACTATTTCGTCGCCCGCATCTGTGACTTTGAACCATCCGAATCCTGCCCTTTTCGAAAATCTTGAATCAGTATCCATTTCTATAAATCTTCCATAATAAATATCTCCTGCCATCATTTTCTCCATTAATACGGTCGGACCAATAGCAGAAGGATTTGCAGGTGGTTTAAGAGAATCATAAGTTAAATATGCGAAAAAAGCTATAATAGCAACCATAAAAATATAACCAACTACAGTTAATTTAAACTTAAATGGAGCAGGAGGTACTTCTGTAGCACACTTTTCAGCATAAGATTTCATTTCTGCCGTCCATTTCCTCCTTGAAATTGTCTTCCCTGTTACGGTATCCCAATAAATTGGCGCAGCTTTCTTATTGTAACTTTGGGTGAATGCAGTACCCATATAATTCCTGTAAAAACCTAAAACCATTAAATTATTGGGATTAACTGGATTCTGAAGATGGTCTGCCGAAAACGAAGCCTCCTCTACTCTTTGGACACTTATAAACATTGTAATATTATTTTAATGTGATTAATAATTCTAATTTGAAATAACTTGCGATTCCCATCCATCATAATGGCCGTTATGTGCTTCCGCTTTTTCCCAAAGGGGTAAGCATAAATCATCTATATGTTCATAGGAAATATAATCTGACCGGGATATACTCACTTTCCACCCGTCCTGTTCCTTTTCTTTGGATTGTATTGCAAACCCTTCCTTCTCTGCAAATTCCAAAAAGTCAGCAACATCTTTTTCCTCTACAAAATTCAAATAATGGTGGATCGGCCGTGCTTGAGATAATGAATCCCCTGCCTCGATTAGCATTTTTACGACACTTCTGTTCTTGATCATTTCAAGCTGAAAAGGCAATGGATATGCTAGATCGTAAAAATCATCCCATTTTAAGTCTTCCCGATAATCGGTCTGGTAAGTTAAGCGTTCACCGAATGCAATGTCTACCTGATGTAAAAACGCCTCAGTGTCAGAAATTCTATGGCAGTAATACATCTGTAATCTTTCTGCATTCATACTTATCGTTGCAACATGCAGTAAGTTCTTTGTATATTTATCCTTTAGTTCAGCAATCTTATCTTCAACTTCATTGATGAGCTTAAAACTCTCCATGGTAGGTAGACCGTCCTCCCCCGCAGAATCATAAGGAACAATCAAATAAAAAACAAAAGGAAGGTCTTTTACTGGAGCAATATCTGCCACATTCAGATCTACGATCACCGAAGCTTTTTGATTATTGATTCGAGAAAAATAAACCTGCCAATTCTCATCATGACTTGGAATCTCTATTTTTTTTCTGAACAAGGATTTGAACATCTCTTACGATTTAGTAAAACAAAAAAATGTATTACCCAAATGTAGGACTCAAATGGAAACTATCAGAATGTTGGTTTTGTCAAATTATATAAATGCGGTAGATAGAAATACATAAATTACTGTCCGACAGGCTCATCTTTCAGATAATCCAAAAATTGTGAAGGCGTTACACCAGTACTTTTCTTGAATGCTTTACTGAAGATACTGTGGGATGAGAATCCACTGACCTCCGCTAAATAGGAAATTTTGTACTGTTCAAATTTCGGTTCATTTTTGATTTTTTCAATGATATAACGGATCCGCAAACCATTAATGTAATCATTGAAATTCATCTCCTTGTAGGTATTGATTATTTTTGAGAGTGTAATCGTATTCGTACCTAAATAACTCGCTAGATAAGCCAAACTCATTTTACTGTCTACGAAAAGATCCCCTTCTTCAAATTCCTCAAGCTTGTCCAAAATGCGAACGGTCTTTTCATCCATTTCTTGAGTTTGTGCTATAGCATTGTTTTCTTGAACAATTGCCTCCTTCTTAGCACTTGAACTATCCTCTTTCTTTTTCTTGTCTGAATTCAATTGATCCAGGTAGTCAGCAATTTTTTGCTTGTTTTTCTTGTTTTCTTTAAATTGATAAAACAAGATAATCCCCAACCCGGCAATCAATACAGCCAAGCCAAAAAGTATATATCTCAATAAAAAGTTAGTATTATTTTTTGCTGAAAGGTCTTTTTGAAGTTTTCCGACTTCTAGATTATTGATGAATGAATTAATAAAATTTGATCTTTCGTTATCATTGAGTTGCTCATCCTGTTCCATATACAAACCTGAATACATCAATGATTTGTCTGTGTCATTTAATTGCTTACTGGCCAAATAAGCATATCGGTAGGATTCCATCTCATACTTTACATAATCAGCAACTACCATTGGACTCTTAATTGCAGTTTCCAAATGGGATAAAGAGGAATTATAATCTCCTAATTGATAATAAATAATTCCAAGAAAAACTTCAGACATATAAGCATCTTCTTGGAATTCCTGGCTCTCATTGATTTTTATTACTTCCTGAAAAAATGGAATGGCTTTCTCGAACTCCTTTTTGAAAAAATGATATTTACCCTTAACCAAGATCGTATGAACAGAATTGGTGTTCACATCTCCCTTGAAATTTTCCTCATAAATCTGATCAACCAATTTCAACTCTTCAGCAGCTTGATCAAAATCCTCCTTCATGATATATCCGCAAGCCAAATTAATAGCTATCGTGGCCTTAGCATTCTCCAAATACCTGCGATCATATTCTTCAAGTTTGTCAGACTTGAGAGCGTTCAAGCTCTTGATGGCATTTTCCATTTCTGTATTGAAAACATCAAAATTTCCGCTTAAATAGTAGAAATATGAATATTCTGCTGATGCCAAGATTCGTGTTATACCTTCTGGAAAATCCCTAATATATTGCTCAGCACTCTCAAATGCTAGTTTACTTTTTTCATAATCCGATTTCTTGTAGTAGATCTCTGCTAAACCCAATTTTGCGTAAAATCGATTTTTTGGGATCTTTTGTCAAAGCTGAAATGGAATCTAATTTTTGTAGATAATTCAGTGTTATATCCAATTTTCCATTTGCTGCCGTCAGGTAATAAAACCAAAGGTATAATTGCTTCTTTTCCTCTTGGGTTAATTTCTGATTTTCAAGATATTCCAAATATAAAGTTGAACGAGTCTCAAAAGCACGGTCAAAAAGTTCATCATGAGAATATTTACTCAAACTATCTAATTGGTCTTGCCCAATTGTAACAAAGCCTTGAAGTAATAAGAATAATAAAACAATGCAATACCTAAACGAAATATCTTTTCTCATTCACTGACCATCAGTTAGTTAATCATAGGAATATGATTGAATAATTAAATTAATGAAATGAACATTTAACTTAACTCAATCATTTAAGTAAATATAATTTTTTTTAACAATTATGAGGGCAAATGCTATATAAATAGGTTAGTTTTTTGCGATAAAATATAGGTGTTTTAACAGATAATCTATATTAATCATAATTAGGAATTTTTGGTACTCATGACTTTTTTCATCACCACGGGTAATTGAATTAAATCAAAATCATGATCAAACAACAGAAATCTCTTTTCCCATTTATTAGAATACTTGTCTTTAAAATCTCTTTGATTCTGGTACTTACGGTATTTTGGGATTTTTGTCGACACGAAATTCATGATATGCTCTGCCGGATTATCTGGTCTATCGAGTCCCATCAACGGCACCATACCGAGATTAATGAACCTATAATCATGGATTTTAGCATATTCAATCAATTTGACAATTAAGCCATCCATACATGATCCAGGTGCATTCGAGACTTTCCGAAATAAATCGTAAGTACATTCGTCCATCGCATAGTCAGGAATTACGTTCAGAAAAGCAACAATCTGTCCCGCAGCATCTTCAATCGTGATAATATCCAAAGACCTTAGGGCAGATATATCAAACTGGCCTTGTGAAAAAACTACCTCTTTACGATTGTTTTCCAGTAACCATTCATCAGAAACAGACTTGAGTTTAACTAAGAATTCCTTGGTTTGGGGACCGTAATGAATTACAGATTTATAACCATTCTTATCCAAATAATTGAGACCATTACGCAAAGACTTTCTCGATTTCCCAGAAAGGTTAAATTGCTGAACATCCAACACGCCTTCCTGCCCGATCAACAATTTCTTTTTCTTTAACCCTTGAAAATTCAGTAAACTATCTTCAGAAACTCGAAAATAAATACTCTTCATCCCCTTCTTAAGGCAATAACACTCAAACTCTTTGATAATTTCTTCCTTATCTGTCCAATGACAAACCGGTTCATCCAATACGACAGCATATTTATTGGCTACCCGGTAGGAAACAAACCCTAATGAATTCCTGGAAAAATAAAGCTCCTTCTCCTTTGAAATCTTAAAATAGTCCATAGAAGAATTACCAAATTTATCCAACAATGTCTTCGCCATGGCCAACTCATCCTGACCATTGTTAATCGGAGTATACTTCTTAGGAACTAAGATCGTATAGAAGAATAAAATCCAACAGATTAATCCCAAAACATTGCTAATCTGCAAAAACTCCTTACCAAACTGCGTTTGTGGCTGCAATTCATCATTAGAAAAAAGAAGAAACTCCTTTAAGGCAACACTGAATGACTCCTTCCAAGTGAAATCAATCCCAAAATGCCTTTTGTCGATAATATAGAAACTAACAGTTTCAAATAGCAATACCCCAATAAATGAAAACAAAAATGTAAACACACCTATTCTCAACCAAAACTTATTGGTCTGAACTCTATATTCTTCGCGGTTAA
The Sphingobacterium daejeonense genome window above contains:
- a CDS encoding transglycosylase domain-containing protein, producing MFKRVRNKFLRIALIVIYFVILFTCAVQINFLGLFGSSPTKKEILLPELNVSSELYTADSVLIARYYKQDRDPVPFDSISPNIINALIATEDVRFMKHHGVDFLGLFGGIFSTLSGSDRGASTITQQLAKNLYRTRYQDSQGLLGKIPGIGLIVTKYKEWMTAFKLESKYSKEEILTMYLNTVSFSNNAYGIKSASVRYFDKYPSDITVNEAAVLVGMLKGTTLYNPIRNPKNALQRRNVVLGQMAKEGYLKQEEVTKLSKDSLGLDLNNQEVRNSNDSYLRNAVEKWLEDWAKENEVDIYTSGLKIYTTIDSRMQKIAEDVVAVKMKELQQRLDNVWGNDLPWRDKEGNVVPNFLEDHAKKLPIYASLMEKYKDEAKVFEELNKKKDMEVFTWDGMEKVNYSTMDSLKHYLTMLNTGMMAMDPYNGEIKVWIGGINHNYYKFDHVNQAKRQAGSTFKPFAYAAALESGMTPCDKFEDKPVKIEFINNKGEHEIWEPKNADWSFSHSELSLRHAMARSLNTVTAQITEKVGWDKVVEMAHLCGIDSKLESVPSVGLGSNDVSVFEMVRGYSTFMNEGKRTEPVLVSRIEDKDGKVIAEFKTSTKQAITAENAWLMGYMLRGTIEESGGTSQALWEWDLFKEENQIGGKTGTSSDYVDGWYMGVTKDLVAGVWVGCDEQSIHFKSSATGEGSKTALPIYALFMEELYKHPELGVTLGKFPEAKVEVAKKYNCPGPRIRVRQDSSTDEGLNPDAEMPNIVLPDLLNREESNQQQEEQEETN
- the rpoN gene encoding RNA polymerase factor sigma-54; this encodes MLKQTLQQKLLQKLSPQQIQFIKLLQVPTVSLDARIKEELEENPALEDGSLTNMNDPVEEYPDKDPDDDFNMEENSYEDEFSVDEYIQEDDYKDYGGGYDHDDEDGKKEIPIAVQDSFYENLQNQLDLLALSDKDYIVGQQIIGSLDDDGYLRRPILSLIDDLAFSQNVIVEEEDVEDILKIVQSFDPAGIGARNLQECLAIQLRKKDLTNPIIQQAMMVVENYLDEFTKKHYDKIEKQLGVNSEELKEIVNEILKLNPKPGDSGAAAGKQLQIIPDFHISNNDGILHLTLNGRNAPELRVSRSYQEMFEHYEKAEKNDKKMREAVQFVKQKLDSAKWFIDAIKQRQQTLLKTMNAIMEYQYDYFLTGDDRMLKPMILKDIADKIEMDISTVSRVANSKYVQTEFGTFLLKSFFSEAIQTESGEEVSNKEVKKILEECIANEDKRKPLADEKLTEILKEKGYSIARRTVAKYREAMNIPVARLRKEL
- a CDS encoding 5-oxoprolinase; protein product: MSNTKPLQQHLVEQFHHYSTNELVILNNDLVRSNWGKNKTAFRTALLSTLSKRGIDLSAIISTEDGFTQIQRVPVKLSENRLIPE
- a CDS encoding YidB family protein yields the protein MAPLVMAYLNKQKQSQGESGSGGGLGDLLGNILGGGSSNAGSSGGGIGDLIGSVLGGGSQSNDQAPTNSSQPNISGGLGDLVGQFFDQKNDKNTKGSILDSLAGMFGK
- a CDS encoding beta-eliminating lyase-related protein yields the protein MKETGNADSQIFFVSGGTQANLLVISHLLKPYESVIAADTGHIEVHETGAIENSGHKINLIPNREGKINIEGIQAIVDAHYRQSYGKTSYGLHFTMYRIGQHLQQSRTHGNLKLLQIK
- a CDS encoding beta-eliminating lyase-related protein, with the translated sequence MVYISQCTELGSIYSKAELMEISNCCKSNKLLLFIDGARLGTALTSSANDLTLKDIASLADVFYIGGTKNGALLGEAIVFQDHKLSQGFDYYLKQKGALMAKGRVLGAQFLALVQG
- the idi gene encoding isopentenyl-diphosphate Delta-isomerase — its product is MAPEEFVILVDQNDQEIGEMEKQEAHVLNKKHRAFSVFLFDENNNMILQQRADSKYHSPGLWTNACCGHPRPNETTINAAKRRTFEEMGIHVDIHEVFQISYEEKLENGLWENEYDHIFIGKYSQSNFNLNPEEIQDIKSISLDDLKKNLQENPENYTFWFKLIFGKMDFEDIL
- a CDS encoding DUF695 domain-containing protein, with the translated sequence MFKSLFRKKIEIPSHDENWQVYFSRINNQKASVIVDLNVADIAPVKDLPFVFYLIVPYDSAGEDGLPTMESFKLINEVEDKIAELKDKYTKNLLHVATISMNAERLQMYYCHRISDTEAFLHQVDIAFGERLTYQTDYREDLKWDDFYDLAYPLPFQLEMIKNRSVVKMLIEAGDSLSQARPIHHYLNFVEEKDVADFLEFAEKEGFAIQSKEKEQDGWKVSISRSDYISYEHIDDLCLPLWEKAEAHNGHYDGWESQVISN
- a CDS encoding helix-turn-helix domain-containing protein produces the protein MGLAEIYYKKSDYEKSKLAFESAEQYIRDFPEGITRILASAEYSYFYYLSGNFDVFNTEMENAIKSLNALKSDKLEEYDRRYLENAKATIAINLACGYIMKEDFDQAAEELKLVDQIYEENFKGDVNTNSVHTILVKGKYHFFKKEFEKAIPFFQEVIKINESQEFQEDAYMSEVFLGIIYYQLGDYNSSLSHLETAIKSPMVVADYVKYEMESYRYAYLASKQLNDTDKSLMYSGLYMEQDEQLNDNERSNFINSFINNLEVGKLQKDLSAKNNTNFLLRYILFGLAVLIAGLGIILFYQFKENKKNKQKIADYLDQLNSDKKKKEDSSSAKKEAIVQENNAIAQTQEMDEKTVRILDKLEEFEEGDLFVDSKMSLAYLASYLGTNTITLSKIINTYKEMNFNDYINGLRIRYIIEKIKNEPKFEQYKISYLAEVSGFSSHSIFSKAFKKSTGVTPSQFLDYLKDEPVGQ